The Streptomyces sp. NBC_00670 genome window below encodes:
- the cas7e gene encoding type I-E CRISPR-associated protein Cas7/Cse4/CasC yields MAAYAPARYADFHILHPLPASLLNRGEDDLPKTLNLGGVVRALVSSQSWKRAIRLRLEDVLDEHAARTRMLPLRVADALRAAGWPTDLAAFAGTQIVRSATTEGIKTEEDQRGITSATLYLPRDVLDDLTDLCTEHRPQLEEALAKETAAQSAPAKGPRKKPKAEAVLPTPRVASVIRRRTATINLFGRMLAEVPDAHVDGAVQMAPAFTVHPSSPQPDYFTAVEDWAAPNEAGSAHLQTAFFTTGLLYRYATVNLTELTRNLNGDHDHALHLLGLFADAFIDVMPGAKKTSTAPHTYPHLVHYTIRDRRPVSYAGAFEQPVKHAPGGGHTAPAITALSEHAGALNRLLGTRRLVGCGYATLHPGPVDHLGTAHAGLDDLIDALTKNAALPTGTLV; encoded by the coding sequence ATGGCCGCCTACGCACCCGCTCGCTACGCCGACTTCCACATCCTGCACCCCCTGCCCGCCTCCCTCCTCAACCGGGGAGAGGACGACCTGCCCAAAACCCTGAACCTAGGCGGCGTGGTCCGCGCCCTGGTGTCCTCACAGTCCTGGAAGCGAGCCATCCGCCTGCGCCTGGAGGACGTCCTGGACGAGCACGCCGCCCGCACCCGCATGCTGCCCCTGCGCGTGGCCGACGCCCTGCGCGCAGCCGGCTGGCCCACCGACCTTGCCGCCTTCGCCGGAACCCAGATCGTGCGCTCGGCCACCACAGAAGGCATCAAGACCGAGGAAGACCAGCGCGGCATCACCTCGGCCACCCTCTACCTGCCGCGCGACGTCCTCGACGACCTCACCGACCTGTGCACCGAACACCGCCCACAACTCGAAGAAGCCCTCGCCAAGGAAACCGCCGCACAGTCCGCCCCGGCCAAGGGACCCCGCAAGAAGCCCAAGGCGGAGGCCGTCCTGCCCACACCCAGGGTTGCTTCCGTGATCCGCCGGCGCACCGCGACCATCAACCTCTTCGGCCGCATGCTCGCCGAGGTGCCCGACGCCCACGTCGACGGCGCCGTGCAGATGGCACCCGCCTTCACCGTCCACCCCAGCTCCCCCCAGCCCGACTACTTCACCGCCGTCGAGGACTGGGCAGCCCCGAACGAGGCCGGCAGCGCCCACCTGCAGACCGCGTTCTTCACCACCGGCCTGCTCTACCGCTACGCCACGGTCAACCTCACCGAACTGACCCGCAACCTGAACGGCGACCACGACCACGCCCTGCACCTGCTGGGCCTGTTCGCCGACGCCTTCATCGACGTCATGCCCGGCGCGAAGAAGACCTCCACCGCCCCGCACACCTACCCCCACCTGGTCCACTACACGATCCGTGACCGCCGCCCAGTCTCCTACGCTGGCGCTTTCGAACAGCCCGTCAAGCACGCGCCCGGCGGCGGCCACACCGCTCCCGCCATCACAGCCCTGTCCGAGCATGCTGGCGCTCTGAACCGGCTGCTGGGCACCCGCCGCCTCGTCGGCTGCGGCTACGCCACCCTGCACCCCGGCCCCGTCGACCACCTCGGCACCGCGCACGCCGGTCTCGACGACCTCATCGACGCCCTCACCAAAAACGCGGCCCTGCCCACCGGGACCCTCGTATGA
- a CDS encoding type I-E CRISPR-associated protein Cse2/CasB, translated as MPVTTAQRRAHYDDFVHQVITLCAVNGIRADLNSGFGRPVAECSRMPEHLTRHIAGFGARRAHYTVASLIALHRDLPHEDGPYRPELPTPGKNPDTTAPTATAAPAADHLAPASAASPAERPWRSRPDLGTHLAIAVARYGFKEATMTNRVKTLTRLDTSLLHPRLWTLTGHLNSRGAARLDFAVLLEDLAWWDDDRLETAARWRENYFLTLHTLTSKEH; from the coding sequence ATGCCCGTCACCACCGCACAACGCCGCGCCCACTACGACGACTTCGTCCACCAGGTCATCACCCTGTGCGCGGTCAACGGCATCCGCGCCGACCTCAACTCAGGCTTCGGACGGCCCGTCGCAGAGTGCTCCCGCATGCCAGAGCACCTCACCCGGCACATCGCCGGCTTCGGAGCACGCCGCGCCCACTACACCGTGGCCTCACTCATCGCCCTGCACCGCGACCTGCCCCACGAAGACGGCCCCTACCGGCCAGAGCTGCCCACCCCCGGCAAGAACCCGGACACCACCGCACCGACCGCGACCGCAGCACCCGCGGCCGACCACCTGGCCCCGGCATCGGCAGCGAGCCCGGCTGAGCGGCCCTGGCGCAGCCGTCCCGATCTCGGCACCCACCTCGCCATCGCCGTGGCCCGGTACGGCTTCAAGGAAGCCACCATGACCAACCGCGTCAAAACCCTCACCCGGCTCGACACCTCGCTGCTGCACCCGAGGCTATGGACGCTGACCGGCCACCTGAACAGCCGCGGCGCCGCCCGCCTCGACTTCGCCGTCCTGCTCGAGGACCTGGCCTGGTGGGACGACGACCGCCTCGAGACCGCGGCCCGATGGCGCGAGAACTACTTCCTCACCCTGCACACCCTGACGTCCAAGGAGCACTGA